The sequence CGGCTGCCGCCGACTCCCGACTGCCAACCACGGAGGACCCTCCCTCCACCAACGGCGGCCCCGGTGGCCGCTCGGCCCCCCAGACTCCTCCTGCCTCGAAACCCCTCCCGGAACCCCACGCGGCCGCCTCACCTGCCGCCACGTCGAGGCGTAGCGAGCGGAAGCGGAAGCCCCGCGAGTTCGGCGGCAAGAGCTCCCCCGAAATCCGGCAGAAGAAGGTTTGGTCGGAGCACGATGAGGTCGAGCTCCTCAAGGGCGCCCTCGCCTTCCGCTCCCGCACTGACGCCCTTCCCAAGCAGCCCACCATGGCTGCCTTCTTCGCCTCCATCAAGAGCTCCGTCGGCCCCCACCTCACCACCGATCAGGTCGGCTACAAGCTCAAGCGATTTGATCCTTAGACAGAAGAAAGCAAGGAAGACATGAGGATCTATTTTGGTCCTTCGATGTTTCTGCTTCTGTTTCTTGTCGTTCCGAACTTGGCTCAGTCCCAGATACTCTTCCAGGTAGAGATAAACAGATCCATTTGTTGCCTTTATCCTTGATCGCGTTTACAGTAAGAGAAACGAATACGTTGCAGGGCTTCAACTGGGAGTCGTGGAGGCAGCAAGGCGGCTGCTATAACTTCTTGAAAGACAAAGTCTCTGATATAGCCAACGCTGGAGTCACCCACGTCTGGCTGCCTACGCCCTCGCACTCCGTCGGCGTTCAAGGTCGTTCCGTGATTCCTATTTGCCGTCGTGATCACTATCACATGTGGGGAATCTCGTTCCTTCCAACTTCCACGTCGTTGCCTCTGGCAATGACTACTGCGTGTGGGAGAAGAGATGAAGACGACGATGAAGAATCATGGAAgagacttttcgcttctctttcgtTAACGTTTCTCATCTGTGTTGTAAGAAAAAATATCGTTTCTCATCTTTGTAAATCTATTTTAGTGTGAAATCTTTGGTTCTGTTGTTAGCTTTAGAAAAAAGATGGTTTCATTGTGATATTAAATGGAATCATGTTTACCTGCAATCCATCTATTTCCTTGGAGCACCATAGATAGTTTTTTTCGCTATGAAATGCTTATATTCATTGCCTTGCTGTCATAGACTTGGTAGTAACATACGTGACATcagaaccctttttttttttacaataacaATATGCTTACAgagaaattaaaatcatgagctATATTATCAAATTTTGGTAAAGATTTATCGAAAATATGATAAgacttaaaataaatatttttaaaaattaatttgattttatgctcGAAAGatcaaacataaaaaatatttatttattaaaataattaatgaaaaagtatagagagaaaaagaaatatttgcaTT comes from Musa acuminata AAA Group cultivar baxijiao chromosome BXJ3-3, Cavendish_Baxijiao_AAA, whole genome shotgun sequence and encodes:
- the LOC135632460 gene encoding probable transcription factor At4g00390, whose translation is MRSKRLASHSANKASSSSSSSHSSAAAADSRLPTTEDPPSTNGGPGGRSAPQTPPASKPLPEPHAAASPAATSRRSERKRKPREFGGKSSPEIRQKKVWSEHDEVELLKGALAFRSRTDALPKQPTMAAFFASIKSSVGPHLTTDQVGYKLKRFDP